Sequence from the Muntiacus reevesi chromosome 9, mMunRee1.1, whole genome shotgun sequence genome:
tcataaatatAGATGGTCTAGAGATATAAAAAATCTCATGACTTCACACTAAAAAATAAGTTGGTATTACATAATTTCAATAAATGAACCAGGTAGAAGAAAGCTTctggtcatttttatttattgattgatttttattatgtttttaaactGGAATGTAGTTGCCTTTCACAGctctgtcagtttctgctgtacaacagagtaAATCAGGCTGACACATGTGTACCTCCCTTTTTGGATTTCGTTTCATTTAGGGCATCACAAAGCACCAAGCAGACGTCCCTGTGCTACaggttctcgttagttatctactttatacacagCAGTACGGTACAGTAATGTCAATCCCactcccacctttccccttggtatccatgtttGTTCTTTACGTCTGCAAGcctacttctgctttgcaaataagatcatctttaCCACTTTGGTAGATTTTACATGCTTctggttatttttaaatggttttcatTATGTAAGTTTTAAAGGTTTGCAGGTTCTTTTCTGTAATTACCCAGTAATCACTAAACAAAGAAGTAcaccaaaaagagaaaggaagtcaCAGTGTCTTATATTCTGATTTTCTGAATAAAAGCTCTTGCTTTTGTCAAATTCAAAGAATAACTGAATTCTGCTTTCTATATTACAGAGGAACTCCTGTTCTGAAACGCCAGTTCACATCAGATAAACTATGATATTCTCATCTCTATATCATGAGTTGCCTCCATATTATTAATTTCTGAAAGATAagaacatgtcttttttttttataattattctttttatcCTTCTCATCTAGTATGTGGCTGTCTGTAGAAGTCACTGAATGAAGTGAActaaattcaagaaaataatacaactgTCTTATACTTACATTGTAAGAAAAAGGTGTAAATATGTAGCTATTTTAGGCTTACATTATTTTCCTCAAAATACTGCAAACTTCCACGCTCATTagtgtttaagaaaaaaagaacactaacaaaaacagaaaactttcaCCTAAATGCACTAACACAGACTAGTCATGctagaaaaaaacccaaaatctaAGGAAGCCAAAATTCCACAATTCATTACTACTTAGTTTTGGAATCATTGCTATTTTATAGTACACTTACCATTTTACTCAATTTTTATCTAGGTTAGTACAGATAGACCTGTCTTTGTGTAACAGAAATCTCTCTAAAATTCTGAGTGTAGAACAAATTTTCATTAAAACTAACCTAAAATATTCTGTTGCTAAGCAAAAAGAACCATAAAAAAAAGACACTCATAATTTTGCTACTTTTATGTCAATTCTAAATTTCATAAACTGAACTTGCTTAAGCTATGGTACAAAcgtattaaaataaatttagatcTGTTAACCATCAAGGTGAGGAAAAATGTAATGTAAAAGGTACATTTTTTTACATGAATGTCACAAGTGCAAGCCAACTCAGATTCAAGCATTACCATGGATATTCAGAGACAGCTATATTCATAATTATGTCTTGTTCGTAATTTTAAGAAGAGTATGTTTTCCTATTGCAATAATGTTTGAAGTAGGTCAAACTAGATAGTCCAGGACCATAAAATAAGTTCAGAAGTAGGTTCTACCCTTAAAGATGACCAAACCCCAGTAATAGCAGCTATGAGCACTTATACATGGactttacattttcatttaattacaATCATCCCATGACATGGTGTTAatactctcatttttaaaatgagaaaattgaggcccaaAGAGGTAAAATTCAGCTCAAGTGCACAGAGAAAGTATTACAACTTTTTACTAAACAGACTATGTATTTGATATTCCTCTTAATCTAACTTATAAAGTTCCAATAAGTAGACTTACTTTCCACCTTATATGTAGCTAATCACTCACATAGGAATTTCCCACAGCATTTTCACCAGTTATTTGATCCTGACTGAAATAAACAATTGGTATAAAAAAGACTGCATTCAATTCCTTTATCAAAAGAATTGACACAATATTCATTTACATCTCGTTTTCAAATTAAGGCATTAGACTTAACTTTAGATTTCTGGCTTAGTGAAACTAATATCCAGAAATTGTTAGCATTTTATAGCCCTCAACTAATTCTGAGAACTAAAATTCTGAAATACTGCTTTTATGTATCATCATTAGATGGCTTAGGCTCCAATTTGCACTTCTGTGTCTTGTAAGAATCATGCACAACACACATTACCAAGTTATTAAAGGAAGTCTAATAACATTTGCAGTTATCAAGCAACAGTCAAGATGTAAATCTTACCAGGCTTCAATGAACCATGTACTtacctttttatctttttctaaaatggtcTGGTCTCTCTGCTGTAAGAGACGTTTAAGTGACATCACTTCTTCTTTCAGTTGACTTATAAGGACAAAATTGTCTGTTCCCCCACTATCTGCTGACTGATTTATAGagctactaaaaagaaaaaagtaaaacacagttAAATGAAGTAGAAGGAAAATTAGCAGGTGTTCAAATTGCATAAATTAGACAATTCCACAAACATCCTTAAGGCTAATGCAAAAAAATATGTACCTGACAGAAATGGATGCAACTGGCAAATTACCTTACTAATGGCACACATTACATACACCTGCAGAAATATAATTCAGTATTAGCTTTTAGGGGGTCAATACTTCTAGTGTAAAGCAATAGGCAGCCAATTTGTACAGTAACATCAGCAAACTTTTGGCTAATGAACTAAAACAAAGTCACTCTCATAATACTTTAAATCTAAAAACATTTTCCAAGCAGGTCAATCTCAAATACCACAATTAGTTTTGTGTTTCATTGAAGACTAATTAAGATAAAGAGAATTCAGACTTCTTTTCAAAACCCAAATTTATGCCCCAAATAGAATAACATAGTTCAGTGCCACTTTCTTATTactaaaattaagttaaaaattttaactgaTTATGTTTACTCTTCGATGTGACTCAAAGAAGTCAATGTAGAAGATAcatgtttctattcttttacctaATAATAACTGGCAACCAGCCATAATTGTTCATTCAACTAAGCTGAATTTTCACAGCActaaagaaattcatttttacCTATCTCCATTAGATGGCTTAGATTCCAATTTGGGCTTTTTCTTTGGAGTTTCATTCTGAATTGCTGCAGAGGATTTATGGCTGAAAccaaacattaataaaaataattagagtAAAAAGGGAAGAGGCGCcaaaggaaaatttatttttcttcccctaaAGCATTACTgaacatcaattttttttaaagcctaagtaacaaagttaaagaaatgttacatttttaaaaatacatgtcaaagtatttcaggaaatatattaacatatttaccTCTGTTTCCACAGTCCCTGTTCTTGTTCTGGACTCAGATTGCTGATtctgaaaaatacacaaatgatatctaataacaacatttatttaaaacatcaacattttaataGCATTCTTCCCAATGGAATCAAATGATATATGTTTATACTCTTGTTCAATGAAAGGCATATTCAACTAAGTTTTCAGACTAAGttaatatatattgaataaatcACACTTTAATAAAATACACTGGCCATCTTGCTTAAGAAAAGTACAGTGACAGggactgaattttctttttaattaggaTTTTTATAATTCAACTTAATATCATATTAAGGGTTAGAGTATATGAGCATGAAAACGAATCTAACAGGGTTCTATAATGATAAAGTCTGAAAATCATCCTACTCAGGCTACCCTTACTATTTTAGACAGAAGATATTTTATCTTAAAGTTAAGCCCTTCCTAATAATCCTACATGGAGATGAACTGGAGTAACTCAGGTAGCTCAGAATAGTGTTGTCAGGCTAAACCAGGAAAtatctgaatttctttctttcctagttTTCCTTAGAATCCTCTCCTCCAAAGTCTCCAGTCTTTCATTAGGTTGTACTCTAGAGCAGTCAAGCTGCAAAtattgggaaatctcatggaaacaagtgattttacttttccttataattactgctgctgtttagtcactaagtcatgtccaacttttgtgactccatggactagcctgccatgctcctctgtccataggatttctcaggcaagaatactggaatgtgttgccatttccttctccaggggatcttcctaactcagggatcaaacttgtggtctcctgcttggcaggcggatggACTCTATCACttagccacctggtaagccccttATAATTACTACCACAGTACTACTTCTTTTGCATTATGCCACAATGCTAATAACCACTTAATAATTCACTATGAAATGTCCATACTTTTCTCCTGTATTTTCACATTAGCTAATCCTTCACTAACCTctagtttattcattcaacacgTGCAGAGCATCTCCTATGTATGTATCAGACACCACATAAAatgctgacccttgaacaatatgggGCTTTGAGGGCACTGATCCTCCAACCAGTTGAAAATCTTTGCAGTCAGTCCTCCATTTAGGAGGTTCTGCATCTAGACTCAATCAACCACAGGTCATGAACTGTAGTAAATatttagtaaaacaaaacaaaatctgagTATATAAATGGATCTATGCAGTTTAAACTTGTTGTTCAAGGGTCCACTTGAACCTTGTACAATATAAGAGGTGTTAGATGACCTGGGCTGTGCGACCTTTTGCAACTTATGAAAATCCCTTGAgcctcagttacctcatctgtaaaatggatatgaTACATAGCTTATAGGgaatatgaggattaaatgagctatgTATGTAAAACAGTACAGTGCTACATACACAATAGAAATAgtacatgtgtttgtgtgtgtatataaaatttattgcTATTGTAGCTGTAGAAGTTTTTTAGCCATGTTCTTAAGAATCAGCTATAAATAAATACGCTGGGGAAACAACAGCTGAATCCTATCAACCTCAGCTATTCTCTACTTGTGGTGGGAAACAGCAACCTTACTGAGGAAttcagttgccattttctcttacAAACTTCATTAAAAGCATTGGCAAGTCATATGCACTGGCAAAGTCCAGACcttgaaatgagaaaaatcataatAGTGACTTAATAGAAACACTGGGAATCTCAGCTTTCTGAGGTAGGCTTTTCTTGTATCCCTATTAACCTGagtttcttccttcctccaaCCCCAATCAATTTATATCACAATATGTAAACTGTCTCTAATCAAACTCATCCACTGATTTTCAGATATGGCTCCACCAACTGGTTGCCTACTCATCCCATACAGAATAGTAtttacatttcttaaataatcaaaaggaaaataaaaaatccatTCTCTTTCCCTTTACCTTTGAAacctgtcattctttcaaaagattAAGTTACTGTGACAATGTTAGATCTTAACAATGTGCATGTGTCCGTTCACCATTATCcgtgaaggacaaggaaaagaGATATTTCAGCTGAGTCTGAGATGTAGGTCTGCCAGTTACCATCATGGTAGCTATTTTTTCGTATTTTTCCCTAAAGCAAGAAGTGAAAATAAGGAAGATTTCTGTTCCTTTGCTCCTTGTAATTCTCCGATACAGAGATCAGAACATTTCTTCAAAGCAGCCAGGTAAAAAGGCACTATGGAACCTACCACTGTTAAACTCAGAAAGCACTACAGCACGGTAACAAACGAAAAGTGGCTGGAGAAGCAAAGGCACATCAGCGCCTCAATAAACTCCCATGATCCAATATGTGTGCTTGCCCAAAGTTTAGAGTCAAACGGTGTTTATTAGACAGACCTATAAAACGCTCCAAAAGTATCATCTGTGTTCCTAACTGTGGCAGACATCAGTTTTCTGTACATGAAACTATGTTTTGACTACCTAGGACCTGAAAAACATTCAGAGAAATTTGcgaaaatataataaattctcCTGAAACTCAGTGTGTATCATGTCCCTTTttactacattttaatttttgtgtttaatttgcattttaatagtcTTAGTTTTCCATGAAGACTAAagccacacttaaaaaaaaaaaacgtttacACACATTACGGGTTACTATATTACTACTATTTAACTTTTCTTCCCAAGgcaatttaaaaatcaagtagCTGATATTTGAAGAgttcctgttttttaaaatagcaaagtaCCACTagtcagaaagattttttttctcacatttaGGGAATCTTCAATGTTTAGAATGCTTCTATCATGGTCACAAATGATAGTGTTACAATCTGTTCtccaaaaatacaaaatacatttcCTAGTCACTGGTTAAAATTTACTTTAACTAAAACAAGTTAAtagtaactgctgctgctgctgctaaattgcttcagttgtgtccgactctgtgcgacccaatagacagcagcccaccaggctcccccaaccctgggattctccaggcaagaacactggagtgggttaccatttatttcctcctccaatgcatgaaagtaaaaagtgaaagtgaagtcgctcagtcatgtctgactccgcgaccccatggactgcagcctaccaagcccctctgtccatgggattttccaggcaagagtgctgcagtgggttgccatgtccttctccaaataGTAACTGAGGCAAATGTAATTTTTACAAGTAAAATCCTAACGATTCTTTGAGTAGTGAGGTTTTTGATAGCATGAATCAATTAAGAATTAACTATGTACTTGTATTTTGACTTCATTACAAGATCATAATTTTATACTGTAATTCTCGAAATGTCCGATCTTCACATTTATGGTAAATAACTAAACACACTCACTATGTGTAATTCTGTACGTTGAATAAAGTGAGGAAATAGCCCTAGACACTCAAGCTTACCAGATACTAAACTAGTACACAGCTAGCATTTACAAAAAGTGAAAGACCAAAATCAGGTATTAAAACGCCACAGAGAACTTTGGAAAACATGCTTTCAGAGTACTTACTTATGATGGCTACTGCTGTGacgatggtggtggtgatggtggtggtggtggtgttttgcATGATGCTGGTCTTTCTCAGTAAGAGATGAAGATGATGAATTTGAATGTGAAGATCCAAGGctcttcctttgttcttttgtCTTCTGTAAAACTCTCTTGTATGATAAAGTACAAAGCCAGCATAATAACTTCCCATCAACCTTTTAAAAGACAATACTTATATTAGATTAAATGTACCTGTAACTGGCTATAAGTGAAACCAGGTGAAGATAAGCTGTTCAACTTCTGACTCTCTTGCACACACAGATTTTTGCAAAATGGAAGTAAAATTAGACTTTTTGAATCTTGGGGAAATGCTTCTTTAGAGGTTCACAAAACGGCAAAGGATGATATACGGACATCCATTAGTTTGATGAATTTGAATTTATAGAGAGAAATTTGTTTTATTActggaaaataaacataaattgaTGACAGATATATTTCAAAGAAACCTTATCTAAGCACTAACCTGAAATCACTGAAATCACTAATCTTAAATCACTGTTATTACTAAAAAGACAAAGTATCTATCATGACAACAAAACTGTTAACttatagaaaaaagaagagattgaATGACACACAGAACCAATTTTCATTTGCAAATTCACCACCTACAAACTAAAAACTATGTCACCTCTAAATCAACTTGCAGCACTTGTGTGATCATTCACCCACatgcatctctctttctctctttagtcactaagtcgtgttcaactctcacgaccccatggactgtatagcctgccaggctcttctgtccatggaactctccaggcaagaatattgcagtgggaaCCCACATGCACAGAGCAGCACAAAATTTGTGTAGCTGGACTGCAAATGTTCCCAGATGAGGTTAAACAAGGTGATGTTCTGCTGCCTTTTCTCAGCTCTCACATTATAAACAAGTATCCTTTTTACAGTCTACTTagtgttttttattgttttatttgtattgtatttattttttattgttttgttgtttttgtactGTTTTTTATTGGTGATCTCACTGTTAAAATTGTCCCCAAGTGTAATGCTAAGTGATGCAGTGTTCCTAAGCACAGGTGGCTGTGTAACCTACGTGGAAGActgctgttcagtggctaagtcgtgtctgacacctctgtgacccgtggactgcagcccaccaggctcctctgtctatggatttccTAGGGAAGAACACTGCAGTGTGCTgtaacttcctcctccaggggatcttcccaacccagggatcaaacccatgtctcctgcactggtatgcagattctttatcactgagccactcgggaagccctCACGTGGAAAACACCTGCGTTAGGTAAGACTCAATCAGGCAGTTACAGTGCTGTTTGCTATGAGTTCAATGTAATCAATCAACAATGTATATTAACTAAGGTATCTTTAAACAGAGATATATACAAAACAGGATTAGGCATTGACTCTACCACGTTGTGACCAGAGGCAGGAACCTAATCCTGTATTGCCCTAGGGGCCACAGTTCACTATTCTCTCACTCAGTGTTCGCAGCAACTTTATAGAACAAAACTATGACAAACAATGGAAGTCCACTGTATGCCTATCAATGGGGTGGAAaggagatttctttccaaaattaTTAAGACTAAACCTATAAAAATTAGGTTTCTATCTTCTATTTGTTCACACAAGAAGTGCTAAAGGGACATGTTTTCCAACTAGGATACATATATTGCTGTGGAGGGACCTGGGAGAGGCCCTCAAAGTGACAGTCATCCTCCAAATCAATTGACACTGACAGACATCAGGAAGCCTGTGTGAATGCTCAGCAGGGcaatgtcacacacatacacattctttttaagttACTATaggtaaagggaaaaaaaagcaatgataTAAAATATGAGCCTCAAATCAAAAGGCACATGACTAaacttagaaatatatatatatgttgaagCACTATCAGCGATTTTTTCACACTAGCAACATCAAGTAACCAGCAAAAGGTTAAGTAGCTGAAAGGATTTAAAAGCAGTCAGCAATTTTTCCACACAAAATGTTGGATAGCCAAATAGTACATAATACTCatcacagaatattttttaaagtatgtatgctgtgcttagtcactcagttatgttcaactttttgcgaccctgtggactgcagcccgccaggctcctctgtccatggggattctccaggcaagaacactggaatgagctgacatgccctcctccaggggatcttcccaaccagtgatggaacctatgtctcccgcattgcaggcggattctttattgtctgagccaccaggaaagctcaagactactggagtgggtagcctatcccttctccaagggatcttcccaacccaggaagcaaaccggggtctcctgcaatgcaggtgggttctttaccagctgagctaacagggaagccccctttttaaaatgtagtaacCTTGACTGATCAAGATGAATCTACGTATGGTGCCAATAAGGAGAAAATGTACTGTTTGTGCACTATCATCTAACTACCAGCTTTTAGGGACTCAAAGACTACATCAAGCTTCAGTAATGTATAATCATAAAAACTTCCAACTTGTTTGTGATGTACTTAATTTCCAGAGGATGTCATAACATAAATAAAACatacctttcttcttccttcctccttccgaTCAAAAGCACATTGTTGTTTGCATTGTTCACAAGTCTGAGGTGgtccatattttttttctgaatttgtgCAACGCTGACACTTTGTACCAATAAATGCTGCAATTATGTTACAGTACTGACAGGGCTTAGGCTGAAAAAAACa
This genomic interval carries:
- the FAM76B gene encoding protein FAM76B isoform X2, with product MAASALYACTKCTQRYPFEELSQGQQLCKECRIAHPIVKCTYCRSEFQQESKTNTICKKCAQNVKQFGTPKPCQYCNIIAAFIGTKCQRCTNSEKKYGPPQTCEQCKQQCAFDRKEEGRRKVDGKLLCWLCTLSYKRVLQKTKEQRKSLGSSHSNSSSSSLTEKDQHHAKHHHHHHHHHHRHSSSHHKISNLSPEQEQGLWKQSHKSSAAIQNETPKKKPKLESKPSNGDSSINQSADSGGTDNFVLISQLKEEVMSLKRLLQQRDQTILEKDKKLTELKADFQYQESNLRTKMNSMEKAHKETVEQLQAKNRELLKQVAALSKGKKFDKSGSILTSP
- the FAM76B gene encoding protein FAM76B isoform X1: MAASALYACTKCTQRYPFEELSQGQQLCKECRIAHPIVKCTYCRSEFQQESKTNTICKKCAQNVKQFGTPKPCQYCNIIAAFIGTKCQRCTNSEKKYGPPQTCEQCKQQCAFDRKEEGRRKVDGKLLCWLCTLSYKRVLQKTKEQRKSLGSSHSNSSSSSLTEKDQHHAKHHHHHHHHHHRHSSSHHKISNLSPEQEQGLWKQSHKSSAAIQNETPKKKPKLESKPSNGDSSSINQSADSGGTDNFVLISQLKEEVMSLKRLLQQRDQTILEKDKKLTELKADFQYQESNLRTKMNSMEKAHKETVEQLQAKNRELLKQVAALSKGKKFDKSGSILTSP